AAACACTGCCTTTTTAAACGTTCCCATGACTGGAAAAGCGTATGGCATCTACAACAACAATACATTAGTTTTAAATCAATAACATGAAAAATCCCGCAGAAGAAGGCAAGAAGATCGCTATTATCAGTTACATCACTTTTATCGGTGCCCTCATTGCTATGGTAATGAACAGTGATAAAAAGATTCCTTTTGCTTCTTTCCACATTCGCCAGGCACTGGGCATTATTTTATTGTTCTTCGCTTTGGGCTATCCGGTGGGCAGTTTTGACAACTGGTCTGTTAGTTATGCCTTTTACCTGTTCTTTTTTATTTTATGGATTTACGGTTTTGTCGGGGCACTACAGGGCGAAATGAGGCTCATCCCGATCTTGGGCCGTTTATTCCAAAAAGCTTTTAAATCATTATAATACCACGCACATGAGTTTATCCTTATACCACCTGGTTCGGGAACCGAAACAGATCCTGGACAAAAATCCATTACTGCTTTTACTGCACGGTTATGGCAGCAATGAGGAGGATCTTTTCTCCTTTGCTTCAGAATTGCCGGATCACTATTATGTGATCTCCGCACGGGCACCTTACCCATTGCCTCCGTATGGCAATGCCTGGTATGCGATCAATTTTGATGCAGACCAAAATAAATTCTCCGATAACGAGCAGGCGATCACATCCCGGGATGCTATTGTACAGTTTATCGATGAAGTGGTAGCTGCCTACCCAATTGACGCCAACGCTATTACCCTGATAGGCTTTAGCCAGGGCAGTATACTGAGTTATGCCGTAGCCCTGAGCTATCCTGAGAAAATACAGAAAGTAATTGCACTGAGCGGTTATTTGAATACCGATATCATTGCAGCAGGATACCAGAACAAAGATTTGAGCTCGCTTAAGTTTTTTGTTTCACATGGTACAGCAGATCAGGTGATCCCTATTGACTGGGCCCGAAAAACTCCGGACGCACTGAAAGCATTGGGTGTAGCGGTAACCTATAAGGAATACCCAAGTGGCCATGGGGTGGCACCACAAAATTTCTATGACCTGAAACACTGGTTGGAAACCAATTAAAGACAATAAAAAAGGGGTTCTATTACGAACCCCTTTTTTTAATTTTCGACGTTATCATCTCCAATTTCTTTCTTATCAATGCTTTCGGCACCACGGTATAAAATCGTACCGCCCTGTTTCAGCAAAATCGGCTTGGAGGTTTCCAGTGTCCAATCGCCTTTTTTATAGATTTTATCTTTCGAATCCCGCTCCAGGATCATAGATCCTTTCGTACTCGGCAGGTATATTTCAACTTTATCCTGATCCTCGCCAAAAACAGCAAAGGCACTGAATACGGTTTCTTCGGCTTCAATTTGCTCGATGGTATCTCCTACTACTTTAGGAGTAACTATAGGATTCAGGCGAAGCCCTTCTTCAAAAGGACGAATACACTTCTGCAATAAGACTGACCAGCTATAGCCTGCAGATCCTACACATCCGTTTTCGTCTTTATCAATACCCAGGACTACTTTCTTAGGATCTTCGGTACTGGTATCTTCAGGGGTATCTTTTTTGAGTATATAATCACACGAAAACATCGAAAATCCAATGATGATGATTAAGGCAATTTTTTTCATAATTAAGAATTTAATAATTAAGGTCTGCTAAAATAACGTTTTTTTAGAATTTTAATTATCTAATTGGGATAAATAACTGTTTCTGCAACTTCAAAAGAAAAGCTTCCATTCGCATTTACAAAATACTTCAGCAGCACTTCGCCCCACAGGGAACCATCACTAAAGTCACAGATGATCCAACGGTGATTGAGGAAGCGTACTTTATTGATCAGGAAGTTTGTCCCATTTACAGGATCGTATTGCACCAGTATATTTCCTTTTGGGCTGGCATTTAAAGAGAGTATAGAATCTTTGGCGGCACTCATCATTTGGTCGACATTACTCACCTTTACCCGCTCGATCAGGTAATCTTGGGCTTTCTCATCATTCGCCAGCGAAAAGTAATCCGCATCCGCTAATTTGGCATTCAGATGTTCGAGCGAATCTTTACGCGAAAGCGCATTTTTCTGAAGGTTTTCAATCCTGCTATCCTCGAATTTTGACTTTTTGGTAAAATACATATACGTAAAAACATTCATCAATACTGAAAAGATGAACAAGTAAAGTAAGGGTTTTTTCATTTTTAAAATTATTATTAAAGTGTAATTTCTAAATTATCATACGCTAAAAAAACATTCTGGGGCAAACGCTGCTGTACTTCTTGGTGGAAACCCAGCAAATGACTGATGTGCGTCAGGTAGGCTTTTTTAGGGCGTACCAAAGCTATAAAATCCAATGCTTCCTGCAAATTAAAATGTGTATTATGAGGTTCTTCCCGTAAGGCATTTATTACGAGCACCTCCAAATTTTGCAGTTTCTCCACTTCAGCCTCACTGATCGTTTTAATATCGGTCAGGTAAGCAAAATCAGCAATCCGGTAACCGAATACCTGCAGGTCACCATGCATTGCACTTATGGGTACAGCTGTTTTATCCCCAACAGCAAAAGGAATACCCTCTACCACTTCATGCGGCGTTACAGCTGGTGCCCCGGGATAGCGGTTTTCCGTTTCAAAAATGTAGTCAAATCTTTTTTCGAGGGATTGCAGCACCCGCTGGTGCAGGTACACGGGGATATTGCCCTGCTTAAAGTAAAAAGGGCGGATATCATCAAGACCGGCAGTATGGTCTGCATGCTCGTGTGTAAATAAGATCCCATCGATTTTTGTGCAGCCGCTCGTGAGCATCTGTTGCCTGAAATCCGGGCCGCAGTCGATTACAAAAGAGTAATCTTCCCAATGGATCCAAACAGAAACCCGCAGTCTTTTATCCCTGGGATCGGTGCTTCTGCAAACAGAATGTGTACTCCCAATTACCGGAATACCCTGTGAAGTTCCTGTACCTAAAAAATATACTTTCAAATGCGTTAATTTTATACAAAAATAGCACTATTTATCGTTATTAGAATGCCCTGTTTCGTTAACTTTGCAACTACCTAAGACGAAACTGAAAATTTTGGAAACTGAAATAACACTCAAAGGGGATAAAGTCATTGAACAAATTCCCTCTATTAAGGACAAAGCACTCCGTATTAATTTGAACGAAAACATTTACGGAACATTTGCCGAGATTGGTGCCGGCCAGGAAACAGTGAGGCATTTTTTCCGTACGGGAGGATCTTCCGGGACAATTGCCAAAGCCATGTCAGCGTATGATAAGGATTTTAGCGACGCTGTATACGGCTCCGAAGAAGATGGCCGCTATGTTACGGAAGCCCGTCTTAAAAAAATGCTCTCCCACGAAGTCCGACTGATTGAGGAACGACTGACACGGGAAAAACATCCCAGCAAATTTTTCTTTAGTTTCGCCAATACTGTTGCCACCATCGACTTTGCCAAGCAATTCAAAGGCCATGGCTGGGTGGGGATCAAATACCAGGTGGAACCGGATGAAGACTACAATGAAATCATCCTCCACATCCGATTCAAAGAAACCGATGCGCGACTGCAACAGGAAACCCTTGGAATATTAGGCGTAAACCTGATCTATGGTGCTTATTACAAATACAACGACCCTAAGAAATTATTACGGTACCTTTATGACCACCTGGACAAAGACCAGCTGGAAATTGATACCATCAATTTTTCCGGTCCCCGATTTGCCGATGTCGACAATCGACTGATGAGTCTTCAATTGGTTAAAAACGGAATGACCGATGCGGTAATGTTTGGTCCTGATGGCAATAACATCCTTCCGGCCGCCATACTGTATAAAAAAAACATACTCGCACTTCGTGGCAGCTTCAGGCCAGTAACGCAGGTGAATATGGACATGTATGAGAAATCACTCAAGATTTTTACAGAAGAAAACAAAGTTGACGTAGCAAATACACTGGTTATCTTTGAGATTACCCTGTCCAATCTCCGTTCCGATGGAGAAATAGACGAACGTGATTTTATGGACCGTGCAGAGCTTCTGTGCTCGCTGGGCCAGACGGTGATGATCTCTAACTTCCAGGAATATTACAAAGTGGTAGAATATTTCTCCAATTATACCAAAGCCCGTATGGGACTGGCAATGGGAGTCAATAACCTCGTGGATATTTTTGATGAGAAATACTATCGCCATCTTAGCGGTGGCATACTGGAAGCTTTCGGAAAATTATTCTACCGTGACCTCAAAGTATACCTTTTCCCAATGAAAGATGAAAACGGCGTTGTAATCAATTCCGAAAATCTAAAGGTACACCCACGAATGAAAGAGCTCTATAAGTTCTTTAAATTCAACGGTAAAGTAATTGATATCACGGAATTTGACGAAGACCACCTTGATATTTTCTCGAGGGAAGTATTAAAGATGATCAACAAAGGAAAGGCCGGATGGGAAGAAATGCTGCCGGTAGGTATTGCCGAGTTAATCAAAGACAATAATTTATTTGGCTATGACCCCAAGAAATTCCTGGGAGAGAAAGCAGAATAAATTCAATACAAATACATATAAAAATCCCGGAGAGGCTATTCTTTCCGGGATTTTTTATTTAATCTAAGATCTGTGCAGCATGTTTCTTAGTCTTCACATCCGTGATAATATCACTGATCATCCCTTTTTCATCGATTATAAAAGTAGTCCTGCGGATCCCGTCATATTCACGGCCCATAAATTTATTAGGTCCCCATACGCCAAAAGCAGTGA
The Flavobacterium kingsejongi genome window above contains:
- a CDS encoding alpha/beta hydrolase, with the protein product MSLSLYHLVREPKQILDKNPLLLLLHGYGSNEEDLFSFASELPDHYYVISARAPYPLPPYGNAWYAINFDADQNKFSDNEQAITSRDAIVQFIDEVVAAYPIDANAITLIGFSQGSILSYAVALSYPEKIQKVIALSGYLNTDIIAAGYQNKDLSSLKFFVSHGTADQVIPIDWARKTPDALKALGVAVTYKEYPSGHGVAPQNFYDLKHWLETN
- a CDS encoding MBL fold metallo-hydrolase, yielding MKVYFLGTGTSQGIPVIGSTHSVCRSTDPRDKRLRVSVWIHWEDYSFVIDCGPDFRQQMLTSGCTKIDGILFTHEHADHTAGLDDIRPFYFKQGNIPVYLHQRVLQSLEKRFDYIFETENRYPGAPAVTPHEVVEGIPFAVGDKTAVPISAMHGDLQVFGYRIADFAYLTDIKTISEAEVEKLQNLEVLVINALREEPHNTHFNLQEALDFIALVRPKKAYLTHISHLLGFHQEVQQRLPQNVFLAYDNLEITL
- a CDS encoding TonB-dependent receptor, whose protein sequence is METEITLKGDKVIEQIPSIKDKALRINLNENIYGTFAEIGAGQETVRHFFRTGGSSGTIAKAMSAYDKDFSDAVYGSEEDGRYVTEARLKKMLSHEVRLIEERLTREKHPSKFFFSFANTVATIDFAKQFKGHGWVGIKYQVEPDEDYNEIILHIRFKETDARLQQETLGILGVNLIYGAYYKYNDPKKLLRYLYDHLDKDQLEIDTINFSGPRFADVDNRLMSLQLVKNGMTDAVMFGPDGNNILPAAILYKKNILALRGSFRPVTQVNMDMYEKSLKIFTEENKVDVANTLVIFEITLSNLRSDGEIDERDFMDRAELLCSLGQTVMISNFQEYYKVVEYFSNYTKARMGLAMGVNNLVDIFDEKYYRHLSGGILEAFGKLFYRDLKVYLFPMKDENGVVINSENLKVHPRMKELYKFFKFNGKVIDITEFDEDHLDIFSREVLKMINKGKAGWEEMLPVGIAELIKDNNLFGYDPKKFLGEKAE